Proteins from one Mycteria americana isolate JAX WOST 10 ecotype Jacksonville Zoo and Gardens chromosome 1, USCA_MyAme_1.0, whole genome shotgun sequence genomic window:
- the ARRB1 gene encoding beta-arrestin-1, with the protein MGDKGTRVFKKASPNGKLTVYLGKRDFVDHIDVVDPVDGVVLVDPEYLKERKVFVTLTCAFRYGREDLDVLGLTFRKDLFVANAQAFPPVPEEKKPLTRLQERLIKKLGEHAYPFTFEIPPNLPCSVTLQPGPEDTGKACGVDYEVKAFCAENLEEKIHKRNSVRLVIRKVQYAPERPGPQPMAETTRQFLMSDKPLHLEASLDKEIYYHGEPISVNVHVTNNTNKTVKKIKISVRQYADICLFNTAQYKCPVAVEDADDMVAPSSTFCKVYTLTPFLANNREKRGLALDGKLKHEDTNLASSTLLRDGANKEILGIIVSYKVKVKLVVSRGGLLGDLASSDVAVELPFTLMHPKPKEEPAHRDVPENEAPIDTNLIELDTNDDDIVFEDFARQRLKGMKDDKEDEEERTNSPQLNDR; encoded by the exons ATGGGAGACAAAGGCACCCG GGTGTTTAAGAAAGCCAGTCCCAACGGGAAG ctcaCCGTCTACCTGGGGAAGAGGGACTTCGTGGATCACATCGACGTGGTGGACCCCGTGG ATGGAGTGGTGCTGGTGGATCCCGAGTAcctgaaggagagaaaag TCTTCGTGACGTTGACCTGCGCCTTCCGCTACGGCCGCGAGGACCTGGACGTGCTGGGGCTGACCTTCCGTAAGGACCTCTTCGTGGCCAACGCCCAGGCCTTCCCCCCGGTCCCCGAGGAGAAGAAGCCCCTGACGCGGCTGCAGGAGCGGCTGATCAAGAAGCTGGGCGAGCACGCCTACCCCTTCACCTTCGAG ATCCCCCCCAACCTGCCTTGCTCCGTCACGCTGCAGCCGGGCCCGGAGGACACGGGGAAG GCCTGCGGTGTGGACTACGAGGTCAAAGCTTTCTGTGCGGAGAACCTGGAGGAGAAAATCCACAAGAG GAACTCGGTGCGCTTGGTGATCCGTAAGGTCCAGTATGCACCAGAGCGACCCGGCCCCCAGCCCATGGCAGAGACCACCCGGCAGTTCCTCATGTCGGACAAACCACTGCACCTCGAGGCGTCCCTGGACAAGGAG ATCTACTACCACGGAGAGCCCATCAGTGTCAACGTCCACGTCACCAACAACACCAACAAGACGGTGAAGAAGATCAAAATCTCAG TGCGCCAGTACGCCGACATCTGCCTCTTCAACACCGCCCAGTACAAGTGCCCGGTGGCTGTGGAGGATGCTGA TGACATGGTGGCCCCGAGCTCGACGTTCTGCAAAGTCTACACCCTGACCCCCTTCCTCGCCAACAACCGGGAGAAGCGGGGGCTGGCGCTGGACGGCAAGCTCAAGCACGAGGACACCAACCTGGCCTCCAGCACGCT GTTAAGAGACGGAGCCAACAAGGAGATCCTGGGCATTATCGTCTCCTACAAGGTGAAGGTGAAACTGGTGGTGTCCCGAGGAGG CCTGCTGGGAGACCTCGCCTCCAG CGACGTCGCAGTGGAGCTGCCCTTCACGCTGATGCATCCCAAACCCAAGGAGGAACCGGCACACCGGGACG TTCCAGAGAACGAAGCGCCCATAGATACAAATCTGATAGAGCTTGACACAAa CGACGACGACATCGTATTTGAAGACTTCGCCCGCCAGCGACTCAAAGGCATGAAGGACGAcaaggaggacgaggaggagcgGACAAACTCCCCGCAGCTCAACGACAGATAA